Proteins encoded within one genomic window of Bacteroides sedimenti:
- a CDS encoding sensor histidine kinase, whose amino-acid sequence MRLTLLFLKFDHEYILQHPFLANLTVFVLLVYIFFIFARLFYLRRQRQKSVEARAHLHAVLDNLPHALYVFRADDHGEKRFVFCNRQFEDFFDLRRDQLIGKTKEEIHNETGYRLPGSDLLDQLSEDSMPFYEEELFSPHKGIMTVRVGHRIVRRNNRPPDLITTLGDISELKQVLSDLEDNNQKLTLALDAGSMVPWTWNISKDIIHIDYDTYKHSVSSPDKQDLSFSLSDALLRIHPDDRSNIELSVSAMLSGKIKKAELDLRIRQFGSDKYNWYQLRGELTRISSTGSPEVFTGVFTDINSRKQDECELFLAKERAEEANRLKSAFIANINHEIRTPLNAIVGFSGLLPITTDEQERNEYISLIQKNNELLLQVINNTIDLSAIESGVIEFTTDEVDFKDLMAESLTTLRSQVLPDVQIVLSEQLPHCLLSTDFQHLKQVVDHLLSNAAKFTSQGTIEIGYTISDNFLFFYVTDTGCGIPEEKLKTVFNHFVKLNDFTQGTGVGLTLCSRIVKRLKGRIGVTSKIGRGSTFWFEIPVNSELL is encoded by the coding sequence ATGCGCCTTACTTTGTTATTCTTAAAATTTGATCACGAATACATTCTCCAACATCCTTTTTTGGCTAATCTGACTGTCTTTGTGTTACTTGTTTACATTTTCTTCATCTTTGCCCGTCTCTTTTATCTCCGCCGGCAACGACAAAAAAGTGTTGAGGCTCGCGCACACCTCCATGCTGTGCTCGATAACCTGCCTCATGCGCTCTATGTGTTTCGGGCCGATGATCATGGTGAAAAACGTTTTGTATTCTGCAACCGTCAGTTTGAAGATTTTTTTGATCTTAGGCGCGATCAGCTCATTGGTAAAACCAAGGAGGAGATTCATAACGAAACAGGGTATCGATTGCCAGGATCTGATTTACTTGATCAGCTTTCCGAAGATAGTATGCCTTTTTACGAAGAAGAACTTTTTTCCCCTCATAAAGGTATAATGACCGTTCGTGTAGGCCATCGGATTGTCCGTCGGAATAACCGTCCTCCCGATCTTATCACTACTTTGGGCGATATCAGTGAGCTGAAACAGGTTCTCAGTGATCTCGAGGATAACAACCAGAAGCTTACCCTCGCGCTCGATGCGGGCTCCATGGTACCTTGGACCTGGAACATCTCTAAAGATATCATTCATATAGATTACGATACTTATAAACACTCCGTCAGTAGTCCCGACAAACAGGATCTCTCTTTCTCACTCTCGGATGCATTGTTGCGCATTCATCCTGACGACCGTTCAAACATAGAGCTTAGTGTCTCAGCTATGCTTTCGGGTAAAATAAAAAAAGCAGAGTTAGACCTTCGTATACGTCAGTTTGGGAGTGATAAGTACAACTGGTACCAGCTTCGTGGAGAGCTTACTCGCATCTCATCCACTGGCAGTCCCGAAGTATTTACGGGAGTATTTACCGATATCAACAGTCGCAAGCAGGACGAGTGCGAACTGTTCCTGGCTAAGGAACGGGCAGAAGAGGCCAACCGCCTTAAGAGTGCATTTATTGCCAATATCAATCATGAAATCCGTACTCCGCTCAATGCCATTGTGGGTTTTTCGGGATTGCTTCCCATTACTACCGACGAGCAGGAGCGAAACGAATACATCTCACTTATTCAGAAGAACAACGAATTGTTGCTGCAAGTAATCAACAACACCATCGATCTCTCTGCTATAGAATCGGGCGTCATTGAGTTTACTACCGACGAAGTCGACTTTAAGGATCTGATGGCCGAATCGCTAACTACACTCCGCAGTCAGGTACTTCCCGATGTGCAGATCGTATTGTCCGAGCAGCTTCCACACTGTCTGTTGTCTACTGATTTTCAACACCTGAAGCAAGTGGTAGATCACCTGTTGAGCAACGCTGCCAAATTCACATCTCAAGGCACTATCGAAATTGGATACACCATTTCAGATAACTTCCTCTTTTTCTATGTAACCGATACCGGATGCGGCATCCCCGAAGAGAAACTTAAAACCGTTTTCAACCATTTCGTCAAGCTTAATGATTTTACGCAGGGCACCGGGGTAGGACTTACCCTTTGTTCGCGCATTGTGAAAAGGCTCAAGGGAAGGATTGGCGTCACCTCTAAAATTGGTCGTGGCTCCACCTTCTGGTTCGAGATTCCCGTTAATTCAGAACTATTATAA
- a CDS encoding glycoside hydrolase family 16 protein → MKSRLFITSALLLATFAISLPQGASAAKPKKRVIFEENFNQRGPLPDTTRWSLCPNQSAAWSRHLSESFDQAYVKDGKLIVKAEKVDGVYKVGGIQSKGKFAFTYGKIEVSARFHTAQGGWPAIWLMPEDRSGNWPVCGEIDIMEQLNHDSIVYQTVHNNYKNILKHEIPKPFITCPYKVGKFNTYGIEWTPDKITFTVNGKATFSYPNLHLADEATVQQFPYNKPFYIILNYALGGPDTWPGEIDDSQLPGWMEVDWVRVTQTR, encoded by the coding sequence ATGAAATCGAGATTATTTATCACATCAGCGCTTTTGCTTGCAACATTCGCTATCAGCCTCCCCCAAGGGGCATCAGCCGCCAAACCTAAGAAACGAGTTATCTTCGAAGAGAATTTCAATCAACGCGGACCGCTGCCCGATACCACCCGTTGGTCGCTCTGTCCCAATCAATCAGCCGCATGGTCGCGCCATCTTTCCGAAAGCTTTGACCAGGCTTATGTAAAAGATGGCAAGCTTATCGTCAAGGCCGAAAAGGTGGATGGTGTATATAAAGTAGGAGGTATCCAGTCGAAAGGAAAGTTTGCCTTTACCTACGGAAAGATTGAGGTTAGCGCCCGTTTCCATACCGCGCAAGGAGGGTGGCCCGCCATCTGGCTAATGCCCGAGGATCGTTCCGGCAACTGGCCTGTATGCGGCGAGATAGATATCATGGAACAGCTCAATCACGATAGCATTGTGTACCAAACCGTGCACAACAACTACAAAAACATACTGAAGCACGAAATTCCGAAGCCCTTCATCACCTGTCCCTACAAAGTGGGTAAGTTCAACACCTACGGCATAGAGTGGACGCCCGATAAGATAACCTTTACCGTCAACGGCAAGGCCACCTTCAGCTATCCCAACCTACATCTGGCCGACGAAGCCACCGTGCAGCAGTTTCCTTATAACAAACCTTTCTACATCATCCTGAACTATGCACTTGGCGGACCCGATACCTGGCCCGGTGAGATTGACGACAGTCAGTTGCCCGGCTGGATGGAGGTGGACTGGGTACGGGTTACACAAACCAGGTAA
- a CDS encoding cation diffusion facilitator family transporter, with the protein MEKEKKRVALLSVFAAIFLTGFKIIVGLFTGSLGILSEALHSALDLVAAVITYFSVSVSDKPADREHNFGHGKVENLSALIETLLLLITCVWIVYEALNRLISGNTQIEITYWSYIVVISSIIIDITRSRALYKTAKKHNSQALEADALHFSTDIWSSAVVLLGLICAHFGFFFADSIAALAVAVIVLTVSLKLGKRAVDVLLDKAPADVVKTVEDFLLSTPEVKDFHSLKVRASGADTFIKVNIHLDSDLELIRVHEICDNIEKDLKSRISRSEVYIHAEPQESSHIDSEKDLHRF; encoded by the coding sequence ATGGAAAAAGAGAAGAAAAGAGTGGCACTGCTCTCTGTATTTGCAGCTATTTTTTTAACCGGATTCAAAATCATTGTCGGCCTGTTTACAGGTAGTCTCGGTATACTTTCCGAGGCATTGCATTCAGCCCTCGACCTTGTTGCGGCGGTAATTACCTATTTCTCCGTGAGTGTATCCGATAAGCCTGCCGACCGCGAGCACAACTTCGGGCACGGAAAGGTGGAAAACCTCTCTGCGCTCATCGAAACCCTGCTGCTTCTCATCACTTGCGTGTGGATTGTTTACGAAGCGCTCAACCGTCTCATCTCCGGAAACACCCAAATCGAAATCACTTACTGGAGTTACATCGTGGTTATCAGCTCAATCATAATCGATATCACCCGTTCGCGGGCGTTGTACAAAACGGCAAAGAAACACAATAGCCAGGCGTTAGAGGCCGATGCACTCCATTTCTCCACCGATATCTGGAGTTCGGCTGTGGTGTTGCTGGGACTTATTTGCGCCCATTTCGGATTCTTCTTTGCCGATTCAATTGCAGCGCTGGCAGTAGCGGTCATAGTTCTAACCGTTTCCCTCAAACTGGGCAAAAGAGCAGTCGATGTTTTGCTCGACAAAGCTCCTGCCGATGTTGTTAAGACAGTCGAAGATTTTCTGCTGTCAACCCCCGAAGTGAAAGATTTCCATAGCCTCAAGGTTCGTGCCTCAGGTGCCGATACCTTTATCAAGGTGAACATACACCTCGATTCCGATCTGGAACTCATCCGGGTACACGAAATATGCGACAACATTGAGAAGGACCTGAAAAGCCGCATCAGCCGTAGCGAAGTCTACATCCATGCCGAGCCGCAGGAAAGCAGCCACATCGATTCCGAAAAAGACCTTCATCGGTTTTAG
- the hcp gene encoding hydroxylamine reductase: MFCNQCQETAKNTGCTIKGVCGKTEETSNIQDLLMFVCQGLSYLTIAARKQGIDTNAESKHITNCLFTTITNANFDEKSIIQVVKDTISYRDQLKSKISVSDTHPSISWSAKSDAEYYEKAKEVGTLTYDADEDIRGLKQYVLFGVKGMAAYAEHAFNLGFEDPEIYNFMEESLVMITKPISLNDAFNWVVRTGEHGVKVMALLDKANTSTFGNPEISKVKIGVGTNPGILISGHDLKDLEQLLIQTEGKGIDVYTHSEMLPANAYPNLKKYKHLVGNYGNAWHRQLDEFETFNGPILFTTNCLVPPRKTTTYNDRVFTTGATGMPEWKRIEKRLPNGQKDFSEIIELAKTCPPPTEIETGEITIGFAHNQVLALAGQILDAVNSGAIKKLVVMSGCDARQKTREYFTEFAKQLPKDTVILTSGCAKYRYNKLQLGDINGIPRVLDAGQCNDSYSWAFVALKLKEVLNLDDINKLPIVFNIAWYEQKAIIVHLALLSLGIKNTHIGPTLPGFLTPNLLSAVQQQFGVQTIKTVEEDMKIFKLA; encoded by the coding sequence ATGTTTTGCAATCAATGTCAGGAAACAGCTAAAAACACCGGCTGCACCATTAAAGGAGTTTGCGGAAAGACCGAAGAAACGTCCAACATCCAGGATTTATTAATGTTTGTTTGTCAAGGACTCTCGTATTTAACCATTGCAGCCCGTAAACAGGGCATCGATACAAATGCCGAGAGTAAGCACATCACCAACTGCTTGTTTACAACCATCACAAATGCAAATTTTGATGAGAAGTCAATCATTCAGGTGGTTAAGGATACAATCAGCTACCGCGATCAATTAAAATCAAAAATCAGCGTCTCAGATACCCATCCATCCATCAGCTGGAGTGCAAAATCCGATGCAGAGTATTATGAGAAAGCAAAAGAAGTTGGAACATTAACTTACGATGCCGATGAAGACATCCGCGGATTGAAGCAATACGTCCTGTTTGGTGTAAAAGGTATGGCGGCTTATGCAGAACATGCTTTTAATCTGGGCTTTGAAGACCCCGAAATTTACAATTTCATGGAAGAAAGTCTGGTGATGATTACCAAACCAATCTCTTTAAATGATGCGTTTAACTGGGTTGTTCGCACCGGAGAACATGGCGTAAAGGTCATGGCTTTACTAGACAAGGCAAACACCTCCACATTTGGAAATCCTGAAATCTCCAAAGTAAAAATCGGAGTGGGCACCAACCCCGGAATCCTAATCAGCGGTCACGACCTCAAGGATCTGGAGCAACTATTAATCCAGACCGAGGGCAAAGGAATTGATGTGTATACACATTCCGAAATGCTGCCCGCAAATGCATATCCCAATCTGAAAAAATACAAGCACCTGGTGGGCAACTATGGAAATGCCTGGCATCGCCAGTTAGATGAGTTCGAAACATTCAACGGACCAATCTTATTTACCACCAACTGCTTAGTTCCGCCACGTAAAACAACCACCTACAACGATCGGGTATTTACAACCGGAGCAACAGGTATGCCCGAGTGGAAACGGATTGAAAAGAGATTGCCCAATGGCCAGAAAGACTTCTCCGAAATCATCGAATTGGCCAAGACATGTCCTCCACCCACAGAAATTGAAACAGGCGAAATAACAATCGGATTTGCACACAATCAGGTACTTGCTTTGGCCGGCCAGATTCTCGATGCAGTTAACTCGGGCGCAATTAAGAAATTAGTGGTGATGTCGGGTTGTGATGCACGACAAAAAACAAGGGAATATTTCACCGAATTTGCAAAACAACTGCCCAAAGATACAGTCATCCTTACTTCGGGATGTGCCAAATACCGCTACAACAAATTACAATTAGGCGATATAAACGGCATTCCGCGGGTCTTAGACGCCGGACAGTGCAATGATAGTTATTCATGGGCTTTCGTGGCGCTCAAACTTAAAGAAGTATTGAATCTGGACGATATCAACAAGCTTCCTATAGTTTTCAACATTGCCTGGTACGAACAAAAAGCAATTATCGTTCACCTCGCACTGCTGTCACTTGGAATTAAGAATACCCATATTGGGCCTACCTTGCCGGGATTCCTAACCCCGAATCTGCTAAGCGCAGTGCAACAACAATTCGGTGTTCAAACCATTAAAACGGTCGAGGAAGATATGAAGATTTTTAAACTTGCTTAA
- a CDS encoding (2Fe-2S)-binding protein, producing the protein MAEDILICNCNEIYKSEIVKAIKEKGLKTVEEVGEVTTAGTVCGECQEDIQEILDEINGR; encoded by the coding sequence ATGGCAGAAGATATTTTAATATGCAATTGCAACGAGATTTATAAAAGTGAAATTGTAAAAGCCATAAAAGAAAAGGGCTTAAAAACAGTTGAAGAAGTTGGTGAAGTGACCACAGCCGGAACGGTATGCGGAGAGTGTCAGGAAGACATTCAGGAAATACTCGACGAGATAAACGGCAGGTAG
- a CDS encoding cupin domain-containing protein, producing MKIINVAKIQTNQNPHGVDARKIFETEHVQVVHILLKPGEHLKKHSTAVDVVFYILEGEGIVEIGDEKQKVSKDMLIDSPKDIPHCLFNESTDIFRVLVVKTPKPTDMQNKRAISSMLNTE from the coding sequence ATGAAAATAATTAATGTAGCCAAAATCCAAACCAACCAAAATCCTCACGGTGTGGATGCCCGCAAAATATTTGAAACCGAACATGTTCAGGTGGTTCATATCTTATTAAAACCGGGTGAACATCTAAAGAAACATTCAACGGCCGTCGATGTGGTTTTTTACATACTCGAAGGAGAAGGCATTGTTGAAATCGGAGACGAAAAGCAAAAAGTCTCGAAAGATATGCTGATTGACAGTCCCAAAGATATTCCTCATTGCCTTTTCAATGAAAGTACAGATATCTTCAGGGTATTGGTGGTTAAAACACCCAAACCAACCGATATGCAAAACAAGAGAGCTATATCAAGCATGCTCAACACTGAATAA
- a CDS encoding DUF488 domain-containing protein produces MNEIKLKRIYDAPDSDDGVRILVDRLWPRGLSKESANLDLWLKDLAPSNELRKWYNHDPEKWPQFRDDYFNELNQKQELIRSLLAKIEESNVTFLFSNKHRENNNAVALKLYLEQYIQ; encoded by the coding sequence ATGAACGAAATAAAGCTCAAAAGAATTTACGATGCGCCCGATAGTGACGATGGCGTTAGAATACTCGTAGATAGGCTTTGGCCAAGAGGATTGTCCAAAGAATCAGCAAACCTGGACCTCTGGCTAAAAGATCTTGCCCCGTCTAACGAACTACGGAAATGGTACAACCACGATCCGGAAAAATGGCCTCAGTTCAGGGATGACTATTTTAATGAATTAAACCAAAAGCAAGAGCTCATCCGTTCACTTCTGGCAAAAATAGAAGAAAGTAATGTCACGTTTCTGTTCTCAAACAAGCACAGAGAGAACAACAATGCAGTTGCGTTGAAGCTATATTTGGAACAGTATATTCAATAA